DNA sequence from the Alkaliphilus metalliredigens QYMF genome:
TAAGTCATAGGGAGACAATTCCACCGTTACTTTATCTCCTGGCAGGATTCTAATAAAGTGCATTCTTAATTTTCCTGAAAGATGAGCTAAAACAACATGACCGTTCTCTAGCTCTACTTGAAACGTGGCATTAGGTAATGCCTCTTTAATTACGCCTTCTACTTCAATTACATCTTCTTTTGACATTAAGCAATCAAACCTCCTCTTACATAACCCTAGGACTTTATTTTTACTCCTAGTCTTTCAAGCTCTCTTCTTATAAAGGCATTATTTATCTTTTTATTGTTTTCAACTCGTTCTTTTACTTCTTCAGATATAATGTTAAACTTAGCCACGTGTTTTTTCTTTTTCTTCTTCGGCCGATCAAGTCTTCTCAAGTCTCCATCAACCACAAGCACATGATCTTCATCAAGATGACCAATTACAATAAAAGGTTTCCCTTGATCTCGACCACTTAAAGATCTAACCACCTGACCAATGCCTATATCACTAAGTTCCACAGTGTCACCTCATTTACCTGAATTATATTATAGTGAGAATCTCAGGTTCTCCGTCCGTAATGGCTATGGTATGCTCATAATGGGCTGAGTATTCTCCATCTAATGTTACAACTGTCCAATCGTCTGAAAGCACCTTAACTTCGTAGGTCCCAATGTTAATCATTGGTTCTATCGCCAATACCATTCCGGCTTGTAACCTTGGTCCCTTACCTGGTGGTCCATAGTTTGGGATTTGCGGTTCTTCGTGCATCTTACTGCCGATGCCGTGTCCCACATAGTTTCGTACTACAGAAAATCCGTAGGACTCCACATAGCTTTGTATGGCATGAGATATATCTGAGAGCCGATAGCCCTCTTTAGCAAATTGAATTCCCTCATAAAAACTATGACGGGTTACGTCTATCAGTTTCTGGGGTTTTTCACTAAGATTTCCTACTCCGTGGGTTTTAGCAGCATCGCCGCAATAACCTTGATAGAATGCTCCGATATCTATACTAATAATATCACCATCTTCAAGTCGTTTTAATCCAGGGATTCCATGCACTACTTCGTGATTAACTGATGCACATATACTAGCCGGAAAACCACCATAACCCTTAAAGGCAGGTGTTGCCCCTCTGCTTATAATATGAGCCTCAGCAATTTCATCAAGCTCTTTTGTTGTTATGCCTGGCTTAATTGCTTCTTTTAGCAGTTCATGGGTTTCAGCAACAATTCTGCCAGCTTCACGCATGATTTCTATTTCTTGTCGAGACTTAAGATAGATCATAATTAATCTCTCCCTAAAGCTTCAACGATGTCTATAAAGACTTTTCCAATTTCTTGTTGCCCTTCAATTGTCACTAGCTGACCTTGCTTTAAATAATATTCAATTAAAGGCTCTGTTTCATCCAAATAAACTGAAATTCGTTTAGTAACAGTTTTCTCAGTGTCATCATCTCTCTGATACAGCTGTCCACCGCATTTATCACATTGATCCGCTTTAGTTGGCGGGTTAAATAATATATGGTAGGTAGCGCCACACTCTTTACACATTCTTCGTCCAACAGCTCGTTCCACTAAGGTTCCCTTAGGGACTTCGATGCTCACAACTTTGTCTAGGGTGACTCCCATTTTGTCCAGTACATCATCTAATGCTTTTGCTTGAACGACAGTTCTTGGAAAACCATCTAACAGAAAACCTTCTTGGCAGTCATCTTGCTGCAATCGATCTTCAACAATTGCAACAACAAGTTCATCTGGGACAAGCAATCCTTGGTCCATATATTCCTTTGCCTTATTCCCTAAGGCTGTACCCTGCTTAATATTAGATCTTAGCATATCACCGGTTGAAATATGTGGAATATGATACTTGTTTACAATCCCCGAAGCTTGAGTACCTTTGCCGGCACTCGGTGGTCCAAGTAAAAGCAATCTCATTTTACCATCTCCCGGTATAAAATTAGATTCAGGGGGTTAACCCCCCTTGATTCCTTTATTTTAAAAATCCTTGATAATGTCTCATTAACATTTGTGCTTCAACTTGCTTCATTGTTTCTAATGCAACCCCAACAACAATCAATAGTGCGGTACCACCAAATGCTGTTTGCATGCCAATTAATTGACTCAATGCGATTGGTAAGACTGCAATTGTCGCTAGGAAGCAAGCACCGGCTAATGTGATTCTTGTTAACACACGGTTTAGATAATCAGATGTTGGCTTTCCAGGTCTGATCCCAGGAATAAAACCTCCATTTTTCTTCATATTCGTTGCTACTTCAGCAGGATTAAATGTAACCGCTGTATAGAAATACGTGAAGAAAATAATTAATACTGCTTGCATCATGACATAAATAAATGTACCCATTCCTGTAGATGGTGTTAGGAAACGATTTACAAATCCTTCAAATCCACTTCCAGGAAAAAAGGAACCAACGATTTGTGGGAAGGATAATAGTGACATTGCAAAGATAACCGGAATTACCCCTGCTTGGTTCACTTTCAATGGAATATGTGAACTTTGTCCACCATACATTTTTCTTCCAACAACGCGCTTTGCATATTGTACTGGTATTTTTCTAACGCCTTCAGTAATCAATACAACAGCTGCGATAACAAGTACTGCAATCGCAAGAAATGCAATAATAGAAATGATTGAAATCTCACCCTGCTGTGCTAAAACGTAGGTTCTATACACACTGTCAGGAACACGAGAAACGATTCCTGCAAAGATGAGCAATGAAATTCCATTACCAATTCCTTTTTCTGTGATTTGCTCCCCTAACCACATTAGGAACGCGGTTCCTGCAGTCAAGGTTAAAATAACAACAATTATACTAAAAGCATCTGTTTGAATCAGTGCTTGTCTGAAAAGGCCAATACTAATTCCAGTTGCTTGGATTAGTGCTAACACCACCGTACCGTATCTTTGGTATTGAGCGATCTTCTTCCGTCCTTCTTCTCCTTCTTTTGACAATTCCTCTAAAGCTGGGATTGCAATCGTAAGAAGCTGCATAATAATTGAAGCAGTAATATAAGGTGTGATACTCAATGCAAAGATAGTCATGTTACCAAAAGCACCACCGGAAAATAAATCTAACAAAGAAAATAACTGTGCATTACCAACAATATTTCTTACTACCTCAATATCAATTCCTGGTACAGGAATCACTGAGCCAAGACGGAAAATGACTAGCATCATCATGGTGTAAAGAATCTTCCCTCTTAAATCTGGAATTTTCCAAGCATTTCTTAGGGTTGTTATCACCTTAAATCACCTCTGCCTTTCCTCCAGCAGCTTCAATTTTTTCAGCAGCTGACTTAGTGAACTTTTGGGCCTTAATTGTTAAGTTCTTCTCTAAGTTGCCATTGCCAAGGATCTTTACGCCATTCTTTTCTATTTGCTTGATTACGCCCATTTCCTTAAGGAATTCTGGGGTAATTGTTGTTCCGTCTTCGAACTTATTTAATACATCAACATTGACTTCATTGTACACTTTTGCAAATATATTTGTGAAACCTCGCTTAGGTAGTCTTCTAGCTAGAGGCATTTGTCCACCTTCGAAACCGATTCGTACGCCACCGCCACTTCTGGAATTTTGTCCGTTATGACCTCTACCAGCAGTTTTGCCATTACCAGTTGCACGACCTCTACCTTTTCTTTTTACTTCTTTTACTGCACCCTTAGCAGGTTTAAGCTCATGTAATTTCATGTCCACACCTCCTCAGTTCTTATTCAATCACTTGTACTAAGTGACTTACTTTATCGATCATTCCTCTTATCTGAGGATTATCTTTTTGTTCAACAACTTGCCCAATCTTTTTCAATCCTAAAGCTTCGAGATTTTGTCTCTGCTTCGGAAGTGTTCCTATTTTACTTTTAACTAATTTGATTTTAATTGTCTCTGCCATGGTTTCAACCCTCCTAACCTAAGAGTTCTTCCACTGATTTTCCTCTTAGCTTTGCTACATCTTCAGCTCTTTTAAGTTGTCTTAATCCGTCCATTGTAGCACTTACCATATTTCTAGAGTTGTTTGTTCCTAAAGACTTCGCTCTTACGTCTTTAATGCCTGCTAACTCTAAGACAGCACGAACAGGTCCACCAGCAATGATACCAGTACCTTCTTTCGCAGGCATAATCAATACATTTCCAGCTCCAAAATGACCAATTACTTCATGCGGAACTGTTGTGCCTACAGTTGGGACTAGAAGCAAGTTTTTCTTAGCAGCTTGGATTCCTTTGCGGATCGCATCTGGAATTTCCATTGCTTTACCTGTTCCAACTCCAACATGTCCGTTCTCGTCACCAACAACGACTAAAGCTGCGAATCTAAAGTTTCTACCACCTTTAACAACTTTAGTAACACGTCTTATATCAACCACTTGTTCTTTCATGTCAAGTTGATTTGCATCAATTCTTTTATTAAATTGCATTGATTTCCCTCCTTCTTTTTAGACTGTTTAGAACTTCAAGCCAGCTTCTCTAGCACCATCTGCTAAAGCCTTCACTCTACCGTGATAAATGTATCCTCCACGATCAAAAGTTACAGTACTAACTCCTTTTTCTAATGCTCTCTTACCAACTAATTCACCAACTAGCTTTGCAGCATCTTGATTGCCACTTGCTTCAACTTGTGACTTGATTGCTTCATCTAATGTTGAAGCAGCCACTAAAGTGATTCCAGCAACGTCATCGATGACTTGAGCATAGATATGATTTAAACTTCTATATACGTTCAATCTCGGACGCTGAGAGGTTCCAGTAATTTTATTACGGACTCTTTGATGACGACCTTGTCTATTTGTGTTTTTACTCACTTTCTTTAACACCTAAGCTCACTCCCTTCTATTACTTACCTGTCTTACCTTCCTTACGTCTAACGACTTCGCCCGCATAACGGACTCCTTTTCCCTTGTAAGGCTCAGGCTTTCTGTATTCTCTAATCTTAGCTGCAAAGTTTCCTACTTGTTGCTTATCGATTCCCTTTACGGTAACTTGGGTTTGAGAAGGTACTTCAATTGTTAATCCTTCTGGTTGATCAATCTCTACCGGATGTGAAAATCCTAAACTTAATACAAGCTTCTTTCCTTGCATTGTCGCTCTATATCCAACACCGACTAATTCTAGCTTTTTTTCATAACCCTTTGTTACGCCTTCAACCATGTTCGCAACAAGTGTTCTTGATAGTCCGTGTAATGACTTGTGTTTTTTATTCTCAGTTGGTCTAACAACATTAATCACATTTGCTTCTGTTTCAACTGTGATATCTCTGTGAATTTTCTCACTCAATTGACCATTAGGTCCCTTGACAGTCACGATGTTTTTTTCATCAACTGTTATTTCTACTCCCTGTGGAACTTCAATTGGTTTTAAACCTATTCTTGACATACTTGCACCTCCTTGTACGTGAATTGCGATTACCAGATGTATGCAATTACTTCTCCACCAACGCCTTCTTTTCTAGCAACTTTGTCAGTTGTGATTCCTTTTGATGTAGAGATAATCGCAATTCCTAGTCCACCTAATACTCTTGGGATTTCATCCCTTTTCGCATATACCTTTAATCCAGGCTTAGAAATTCTCTTAATGCCTGTAATTACACGTTCTTTACTTTGACCATATTTTAATTGTAATCTTAAGATTCCTTGTTTCCCATCTTCGATTACATCAAATCCCTTGATAAATCCTTCATTTAAAAGGATGTTCGCAATATCCTTCTTCATATTTGAAGCAGGTACATCTACCGTGTCATGCTTTACAGCACTTGCATTTCTAATACGTGTTAACATATCTGCAATTGGATCTGTCATCGTCATACTAAAACCCTCCTTCCTAATTCCTACCAGCTTGCTTTTCTGACACCTGGAATTTGTCCCTTATATGCTAATTCTCTAAAGCAGATACGGCAAACACCAAATTTTCTCAAGTAAGCATGAGGTCTCCCACAAATTTTACATCTACTATATTCTCTGGTACTATACTTTTGTGTTCTCGCTTGTTTAATTTTAAGAGATTTCTTAGCCACTAAATTTTCCCTCCTTACCCTACTTTGTAAAAGGCATTCCTAATAGTCTTAACAGTTCTCTTGACTCTTCATCAGAATTTGCAGTTGTAACGAGGATAATATCCATTCCTCGAACTTTATCAACTTTATCGTACTCGATTTCAGGGAAAATTAATTGTTCTTTAACCCCCAGGGCATAATTTCCTCTTCCATCAAAAGAATTAGGATTGACTCCTCTGAAGTCACGAACCCTTGGTAACGCAATATTAATTAGACGATCAGCAAATTCGTACATTTTTTCGCCTCGTAAAGTTGTTTTTGCTCCTACTGCCATTCCTTCTCTTACTTTGAAGTTCGCCACTGACTTCTTTGCTTTAGTGGTGATAGGCTTTTGTCCTGCAATGATACCAAGCTCTTTGACTGCAATTTCCAGTTCTTTTTGATTCTCTTTAGCTTGGCCTAGACCCATATTAATAATGATCTTTTCTAATCGGGGTATTTGCATAACACTTTTATATCCAAATTTCTCCATCATCGCTGGTGCAACTTCATTTCTATATTTATCTTTAATTCTAGCCATAATTAAACGTACCTCCCTTCATTAACCCTTGGATTAGTCTAAAACTTCTCCAGTCTTTTTACTTACTCTTACTTTTTCACCGTTTTCTAATACTTTATGTCCTGCTCTAACACCTTGGTTAGCTTTTTTATCCCAAAGTAAAACATTCGACACATGAATTGCTGCTTCTTGCTTTATAATTCCACCTTGTTGACTCTGTTGAGTCGGCTTTTGATGCTTTGTGACCATGTTGACACCTTCAACAATGATACGTTCTTTTTTAGGGATTGCGTGTAAAATCTTTCCCTTTTTGCCTTTATCTTTTCCACTAATTACAACTACTATATCGTCTTTTTTAACGTGCATTCGTAACACCTCCTCGACTATAATACTTCTGGAGCTAAGGATACGATCTTCATAAAGTCTCTATCTCTTAATTCTCTAGTTACCGGACCAAAGATACGTGTTCCCACCATTTGCTTGTCATCTTTGATTATAACCGCAGCATTTTCATCAAATTTAATGTAAGTTCCGTCTTTTCTTCTTGTAGTGCTGACTGTCCTTACAACAACCGCTTTAACAACTTCACCTTTTTTTACAACTCCGCCTGGTGTTGCACTTTTAACAGAACAAACAATTACATCTCCAACATTTGCGTATCTTCTCCTTGTTCCGCCTAATACGCGGATGCAAAGTAGTTCTTTCGCTCCTGAGTTATCTGCAACTTTTAATCTTGACTCTTGTTGAATCATTGCAATACCTCCCTTCCTGTTACTATCCTATTTAGCTTTTTGGACAATTTGAACTAATCTCCAACGCTTGTCTTTAGATAATGGCTTTGTTTCCATAATTTTTACTTTGTCACCAATTCCACATTCGTTTAGTTCATCATGAGTCTTAAACTTATTTGTTCTTTTCATAGCTTTTCCATAAAGGGGATGACGAACAAAGTCTTCTACTAAGACAACGACGGTTTTATCCATTTTATCGCTTACTACTCGACCGACTCTGGTTTTTCTAGATCCTCTTTCCATGAGATTGGCCTCCCTTCTTACTCTAATTTATATTACGCTCTCACTTGCTTGAGTTCATTTTCTCTTAGAATTGTTTTTAAACGAGCAATGTCCTTACGAACATTTCTGATTCTTAGAGGGTTTTCAAGCTGGCCTGTTGCTAATTGAAAACGTAAGTTAAACAATTCACTTTTAAGATCCGATAATTTTTGGTTTAATTCTACATCTGTCATATCTCTTAATTCATTAGTTTTCATCAGCTTCACCACCCTTTACTTCTTGTTCTTGTCGTGTTACAAACTTTGTTTTAATTGGTAGCTTATGCATTGCAAGTCTTAAGGCTTCTCTTGCCTTATCTTCAGGTACTCCTGCTAGTTCAAACATGATTCTACCTGGCTTTACAACTGCTACCCAGAATTCTGGTGAACCTTTTCCGGCACCCATTCGTGTTTCAGCTGGTTTCTTTGTTACAGGCTTATGAGGGAAAATTTTGATCCAAACTTTACCCCCTCTTTTAATAGATCTTGTCATAGCAATACGTGCCGCTTCTATTTGATTGGAAGTGATCCATGCTGGTTCAAGAGCCATTAACCCATATTCACCATATGTTACTTTATTTCCCTTAGTCGCTTGACCAGTCATTCTACCTCTGTGCACGCGACGACGCTTTACTCTCTTTGGCATTAACATGAACGATTCCTCCTTTCCTTCGAATATGTCAATTACTTAGCTTCTCTTCTTCTACCTCTACTGTTATCAGCCGTTTCATTGTTTGTTTCTTCATTTTTACCTTTAGTCGGTAGTATTTCACCTTTGTAGATCCATACTTTGATTCCTAATTTACCGTAGGTTGTATCTGCTTCAGCAAATCCGTAATCAATGTCCGCACGCAATGTATGCAGTGGTACATTTCCTTCACTGTATCCTTCGGTACGGGCCATATCTGCTCCACCAAGTCTTCCAGCAGTTGAAACCTTGATTCCTTTTGCTCCTGCTCTCATTGCTCTTTGCATCGCTTGCTTCATCGCTCTTCTAAAAGAAACTCTTCTCTCTAATGAAAAAGCAATATTCTCAGCTACTAGTTGTGACTCAACCTCTGGTCGTTTCACCTCTACTACATTGACAATGACAGTTTTCTTAGTCATTTTTTCTAACTCTTTACGTAACTCTTCTACGCCGATTCCACCTTTTCCAATTACCATTCCTGGCTTGGCTGTGTGGACATTAATTTTAACTCTATTATTAGCTGCTCTTTCAGTTTCAATTTTATTGATTCCTGACAAAAACAGCTTTTTCTTTACAAATTTTCGGATGCTATGGTCTTCAATCAAATAATCTGAGAAGTCTCTTTTGTTGGCATACCATTTAGCATCCCAGTCCTTAATGACTCCGACCCTCAGACCGTGAGGATTTACTTTTTGACCCATATTATTCCCTCCTTCAATACTATTTTTCTTTTACGACAATTCCGATATGACTTGTTCTTTTTCTTATAGTTGTTGCACGACCCATGGCTCTTGGTCTAAATCTTTTCATTGTTGGTCCTTGGTTTGCATAAACCTCAGAAACGAATAATTGCTCTCTATCCATTTCATGATTATTTTCAGCGTTTGCTACTGCTGACTGGATTAGTTTAATCACAACTGGTGATGCTCCCTTTGGCGTATGCTTTAAAATCGCTAAAGCCTCATCTACTTGCTTTCCTCTTACAAGGTCTACAACGATTTTAACTTTTCTAGGTGCGATTCTCACAAACTTTGCAATTGCTCTTGCTTCCACAACAACTACCTCCTTTCTCTATCTAACCGATTATTTTCTCTTTGATGTTTTCTCGTCATCATCATGACCTCTATAGGTTCTTGTTAGAGCAAACTCACCTAATTTATGCCCTACCATGTCTTCTGTCACATATACTGGAACATGCTTTCTGCCATCATGAACCGCAATTGTATGTCCGATCATTTGCGGGAAAATTGTAGATGCTCGTGACCATACTTTAATCACTTTTTTCTCATCTTTTTCATTCATTTCTTCTATCTTTCTTAAAAGTCCTTTATGAATAAAAGGTCCTTTTTTTGCTGATCTACTCATTAATTTTCCTCCCTTCAGCAATATTTCTACTATGAGATTATATTATCTTTTTCTTCCTGTAACAATAAACTTATCAGAATGCTTGTTTTTCTTACGTGTTTTATATCCAAGTGCAGGCTTGCCCCATGGTGTTACTGGAGATGGTCGTCCAATTGGAGATCTACCTTCACCACCACCGTGTGGATGATCGTTAGGATTCATAGCAGAACCTCTTACTGTAGGTCTAATTCCCATTTTTCTTTTTCTACCTGCTTTTCCGATTGTTACATTCTCATGGTCTAGGTTTCCGACTTGACCAATTGTTGCTCTACACTCAATTAAGATTTGTCTTACTTCACCTGACGGTAATCTTACCAGTGCATATCTTCCTTCTTTAGCCATTAGCTGTGCGGAATTTCCTGCAGATCTTGCAATTTGACCACCTTTTCCAGGTTTCATTTCAATATTGTGTATAATCGTACCGACTGGAATGTTAATAAGTGGTAATGCGTTACCTACTTTAATATCTGACTCAGGTCCAGAAAAGATCATCTCTCCAACCTTCAAGCCTTTAGGAGCAATGATATATCTTTTTTCTCCATCTACATAGTGTAATAATGCAATGTTTGCAGTTCTATTTGGATCATACTCAACTGATGCTACCTTAGCTGGTATATCATCTTTATTTCTTTTGAAATCTATAATTCTATAATGTCTTTTTAAGCCGCCACCGCGATGACGAACTGTAATTTTACCGTGGGCATTTCTACCACCAGACTTTGAAAGCGGTGTTAACAATGACTTTTCTGGATCTACTTTTGTAATTTCTTCAAACGTAGAAACAGTCATTTGTCGTACCCCTGGTGAGGTAGGTCTAAACTTCTTGATTCCCATTTCGGTTTCCCTCCTTCATTTTCGAATCGTTAATTACATACCTTCGAAGAATTCAATTCCTTTGCTTCCATCAGTTAAAGTAACGACGGCTTTCTTCCAGTTTGATCTTCTTCCGATATGCTTACCCATTCGCTTCATTTTACCTATCATGTTCATTGTGTTTACCTTCTCAACTTTTACATCGAAGATTTTCTCAACAGCCTTTTTGATTTCAATCTTATTGGCTTTCTTCGCCACAACAAAAGTGTATTTTTTTTCAGCCATTTCCATCATACTATTTTCAGTTACGACTGGCTTGATAATGATATCGTGTGGATTTGTCATTATGCGTACACCTCCTCCACTTTTTCAACTGCGTCCTTAGTAATAATGAACTTATCATGATTTAAGATATCATATACGTTAATTGTATTTACTAGGGCAGTTGTTACTCCTGGGATGTTACTAGCAGATTTAATGATGGCTTCGTTTTTCTCACCAACCACAAGTAGTACTTTCTTATCTGCATTTAAATTCTTTAGGATGTTTACCATATCCTTTGTCTTTGGTGTATCAAGAGATAACTCATCCAATACAAGCAACTCTTCGTTGTTTACCTTCGACGTTAAAGCAGACTTCAATGCAAGTCTCTTCACTTTTCTAGGTAATGTATAGGAGTGATCTCTTGGCTTAGGTGCAAACACAGTTCCTCCACCAATCCATAATGGTGAACGGATTGTACCAGCACGAGCTCTACCTGTTCCTTTTTGTTTCCAAGGCTTTCGGCCTCCACCTCTAACTTCAGCTCTAGTCTTTGCAGATTGTGTCCCTTGTCTTTTATTAGCTAGTTGATTTTTAACTGCTTCATAAAGTACATGTTCGTTCACTTCTACTCCGAATATATTTTCGCTTAATTCCATTTCACTTACTTTTTGTCCAGAAACATTATATACAGCCACTTTAGGCATTGTACATCCTCCTTTCTCTAGTTAGATTATTTTCCTTGTTTCACTGTTGTTTGGATTACAAGAACACCTTTTTTAGGGCCAGGTACGGCACCTTTAATTAAAAGTAAGTTCTTTTCAAGGTCTACTCTTACGATTTCTAGGTTTTGTGCAGTTACCTGTACATTACCCATATGTCCCGGCAGATTTTTACCTTTAAACACACGACCTGGATAAGCGGAAGCTCCCATTGAACCTGGTC
Encoded proteins:
- the infA gene encoding translation initiation factor IF-1; this translates as MSKEDVIEVEGVIKEALPNATFQVELENGHVVLAHLSGKLRMHFIRILPGDKVTVELSPYDLTRGRITWRKK
- a CDS encoding KOW domain-containing RNA-binding protein — translated: MELSDIGIGQVVRSLSGRDQGKPFIVIGHLDEDHVLVVDGDLRRLDRPKKKKKKHVAKFNIISEEVKERVENNKKINNAFIRRELERLGVKIKS
- the map gene encoding type I methionyl aminopeptidase — translated: MIYLKSRQEIEIMREAGRIVAETHELLKEAIKPGITTKELDEIAEAHIISRGATPAFKGYGGFPASICASVNHEVVHGIPGLKRLEDGDIISIDIGAFYQGYCGDAAKTHGVGNLSEKPQKLIDVTRHSFYEGIQFAKEGYRLSDISHAIQSYVESYGFSVVRNYVGHGIGSKMHEEPQIPNYGPPGKGPRLQAGMVLAIEPMINIGTYEVKVLSDDWTVVTLDGEYSAHYEHTIAITDGEPEILTII
- a CDS encoding adenylate kinase, which encodes MRLLLLGPPSAGKGTQASGIVNKYHIPHISTGDMLRSNIKQGTALGNKAKEYMDQGLLVPDELVVAIVEDRLQQDDCQEGFLLDGFPRTVVQAKALDDVLDKMGVTLDKVVSIEVPKGTLVERAVGRRMCKECGATYHILFNPPTKADQCDKCGGQLYQRDDDTEKTVTKRISVYLDETEPLIEYYLKQGQLVTIEGQQEIGKVFIDIVEALGRD
- the secY gene encoding preprotein translocase subunit SecY, encoding MITTLRNAWKIPDLRGKILYTMMMLVIFRLGSVIPVPGIDIEVVRNIVGNAQLFSLLDLFSGGAFGNMTIFALSITPYITASIIMQLLTIAIPALEELSKEGEEGRKKIAQYQRYGTVVLALIQATGISIGLFRQALIQTDAFSIIVVILTLTAGTAFLMWLGEQITEKGIGNGISLLIFAGIVSRVPDSVYRTYVLAQQGEISIISIIAFLAIAVLVIAAVVLITEGVRKIPVQYAKRVVGRKMYGGQSSHIPLKVNQAGVIPVIFAMSLLSFPQIVGSFFPGSGFEGFVNRFLTPSTGMGTFIYVMMQAVLIIFFTYFYTAVTFNPAEVATNMKKNGGFIPGIRPGKPTSDYLNRVLTRITLAGACFLATIAVLPIALSQLIGMQTAFGGTALLIVVGVALETMKQVEAQMLMRHYQGFLK
- the rplO gene encoding 50S ribosomal protein L15, producing MKLHELKPAKGAVKEVKRKGRGRATGNGKTAGRGHNGQNSRSGGGVRIGFEGGQMPLARRLPKRGFTNIFAKVYNEVNVDVLNKFEDGTTITPEFLKEMGVIKQIEKNGVKILGNGNLEKNLTIKAQKFTKSAAEKIEAAGGKAEVI
- the rpmD gene encoding 50S ribosomal protein L30; translated protein: MAETIKIKLVKSKIGTLPKQRQNLEALGLKKIGQVVEQKDNPQIRGMIDKVSHLVQVIE
- the rpsE gene encoding 30S ribosomal protein S5, whose amino-acid sequence is MQFNKRIDANQLDMKEQVVDIRRVTKVVKGGRNFRFAALVVVGDENGHVGVGTGKAMEIPDAIRKGIQAAKKNLLLVPTVGTTVPHEVIGHFGAGNVLIMPAKEGTGIIAGGPVRAVLELAGIKDVRAKSLGTNNSRNMVSATMDGLRQLKRAEDVAKLRGKSVEELLG
- the rplR gene encoding 50S ribosomal protein L18, with amino-acid sequence MLKKVSKNTNRQGRHQRVRNKITGTSQRPRLNVYRSLNHIYAQVIDDVAGITLVAASTLDEAIKSQVEASGNQDAAKLVGELVGKRALEKGVSTVTFDRGGYIYHGRVKALADGAREAGLKF
- the rplF gene encoding 50S ribosomal protein L6, with the translated sequence MSRIGLKPIEVPQGVEITVDEKNIVTVKGPNGQLSEKIHRDITVETEANVINVVRPTENKKHKSLHGLSRTLVANMVEGVTKGYEKKLELVGVGYRATMQGKKLVLSLGFSHPVEIDQPEGLTIEVPSQTQVTVKGIDKQQVGNFAAKIREYRKPEPYKGKGVRYAGEVVRRKEGKTGK
- the rpsH gene encoding 30S ribosomal protein S8, producing the protein MTMTDPIADMLTRIRNASAVKHDTVDVPASNMKKDIANILLNEGFIKGFDVIEDGKQGILRLQLKYGQSKERVITGIKRISKPGLKVYAKRDEIPRVLGGLGIAIISTSKGITTDKVARKEGVGGEVIAYIW
- a CDS encoding type Z 30S ribosomal protein S14 — its product is MAKKSLKIKQARTQKYSTREYSRCKICGRPHAYLRKFGVCRICFRELAYKGQIPGVRKASW
- the rplE gene encoding 50S ribosomal protein L5 codes for the protein MARIKDKYRNEVAPAMMEKFGYKSVMQIPRLEKIIINMGLGQAKENQKELEIAVKELGIIAGQKPITTKAKKSVANFKVREGMAVGAKTTLRGEKMYEFADRLINIALPRVRDFRGVNPNSFDGRGNYALGVKEQLIFPEIEYDKVDKVRGMDIILVTTANSDEESRELLRLLGMPFTK
- the rplX gene encoding 50S ribosomal protein L24; the encoded protein is MHVKKDDIVVVISGKDKGKKGKILHAIPKKERIIVEGVNMVTKHQKPTQQSQQGGIIKQEAAIHVSNVLLWDKKANQGVRAGHKVLENGEKVRVSKKTGEVLD
- the rplN gene encoding 50S ribosomal protein L14; translated protein: MIQQESRLKVADNSGAKELLCIRVLGGTRRRYANVGDVIVCSVKSATPGGVVKKGEVVKAVVVRTVSTTRRKDGTYIKFDENAAVIIKDDKQMVGTRIFGPVTRELRDRDFMKIVSLAPEVL
- the rpsQ gene encoding 30S ribosomal protein S17, translating into MERGSRKTRVGRVVSDKMDKTVVVLVEDFVRHPLYGKAMKRTNKFKTHDELNECGIGDKVKIMETKPLSKDKRWRLVQIVQKAK
- the rpmC gene encoding 50S ribosomal protein L29; amino-acid sequence: MKTNELRDMTDVELNQKLSDLKSELFNLRFQLATGQLENPLRIRNVRKDIARLKTILRENELKQVRA
- the rplP gene encoding 50S ribosomal protein L16 translates to MLMPKRVKRRRVHRGRMTGQATKGNKVTYGEYGLMALEPAWITSNQIEAARIAMTRSIKRGGKVWIKIFPHKPVTKKPAETRMGAGKGSPEFWVAVVKPGRIMFELAGVPEDKAREALRLAMHKLPIKTKFVTRQEQEVKGGEADEN
- the rpsC gene encoding 30S ribosomal protein S3 is translated as MGQKVNPHGLRVGVIKDWDAKWYANKRDFSDYLIEDHSIRKFVKKKLFLSGINKIETERAANNRVKINVHTAKPGMVIGKGGIGVEELRKELEKMTKKTVIVNVVEVKRPEVESQLVAENIAFSLERRVSFRRAMKQAMQRAMRAGAKGIKVSTAGRLGGADMARTEGYSEGNVPLHTLRADIDYGFAEADTTYGKLGIKVWIYKGEILPTKGKNEETNNETADNSRGRRREAK
- the rplV gene encoding 50S ribosomal protein L22, producing MEARAIAKFVRIAPRKVKIVVDLVRGKQVDEALAILKHTPKGASPVVIKLIQSAVANAENNHEMDREQLFVSEVYANQGPTMKRFRPRAMGRATTIRKRTSHIGIVVKEK